Proteins encoded by one window of Yamadazyma tenuis chromosome 2, complete sequence:
- the GUA1 gene encoding GMP synthase (glutamine-hydrolyzing) (MEROPS:MER0045886; EggNog:ENOG503NUUQ; COG:F) encodes MSSIEDVPIEVSKVFDTILVLDFGSQYSHLITRRLREFNIYAEMLPCTQKISELSWKPKGVILSGGPYSVYADDAPHVDHDVFKLGVPILGICYGMQELAWINGKGVARGEKREYGPATIDVQDKSCALFKDIDHSQVWMSHHDKLHALPTGYKVVATSGNSPFAAIANDTEQIYGIQFHPEVTHTTQGKTLLRNFAVEICKANTNWSMENFVDTEIARIKKLVGPTAEVIGAVSGGVDSTVGAKILHEAIGERFHAIYVDNGLMRKNETEQVYQTLTEGLGINLTVVDATDKFLDRLKGIKDPEKKRKIIGNTFIHVFEEEAAKIKPASGQEIEYLLQGTLYPDVIESISFKGPSQTIKTHHNVGGLLEDMKLKLIEPLRELFKDEVRHLGELLGVPHDLVWRHPFPGPGLAIRVLGEITRPQLKIAREADHIFIEEIKNAGIYKEISQAFAALLPVFSVGVMGDQRTYEQVIALRAIETVDFMTADWYVFEASFLKRVASRIVNEVDGVARVTYDITSKPPATVEWE; translated from the coding sequence ATGAGTTCTATCGAAGACGTTCCTATCGAAGTGTCCAAAGTGTTTGACACCATCTTGGTGCTCGACTTTGGCTCGCAATACTCCCACTTGATCACCCGTCGGTTAAGAGAGTTCAACATCTATGCTGAGATGTTGCCTTGCACTCAGAAGATCTCTGAGTTGTCTTGGAAGCCAAAGGGTGTCATTTTATCGGGAGGGCCATACTCGGTGTACGCCGACGACGCCCCTCATGTGGACCACGatgtgttcaagttgggtgTTCCAATCTTGGGGATCTGTTACGGAATGCAAGAATTGGCATGGATCAACGGTAAAGGTGTTGCCAGAGGTGAAAAGAGAGAATATGGACCTGCCACCATCGATGTCCAAGACAAGTCTTGTGCTTTATTCAAGGACATCGACCACTCGCAAGTGTGGATGTCTCACCACGACAAGTTGCACGCCTTACCAACTGGTTACAAGGTTGTGGCTACGTCTGGAAACTCTCCCTTTGCTGCTATTGCCAATGATACCGAACAAATCTACGGAATCCAATTCCACCCCGAAGTAACCCACACCACTCAAGGTAAAACCTTGTTGAGAAACTTTGCGGTAGAGATCTGTAAGGCCAACACCAACTGGTCAATGGAAAACTTTGTTGACACTGAAATCGCcagaatcaaaaagttggtgggACCAACGGCTGAAGTCATTGGTGCTGTTTCTGGAGGTGTGGACTCAACTGTTGGAGCTAAGATCTTGCATGAAGCCATTGGTGAGCGTTTCCACGCCATCTACGTCGATAACGGATTGATGAGAAAGAACGAAACCGAACAGGTTTATCAGACTTTAACCGAAGGGTTGggaatcaacttgacaGTCGTGGATGCTACtgacaagtttttggacaGGTTGAAGGGTATCAAGGACccagaaaagaagagaaagatcATTGGTAACACCTTCATTCAtgtatttgaagaagaggctGCGAAAATCAAGCCTGCTTCGGGACAGGAAATTGAATATTTGTTGCAAGGAACTTTGTACCCCGATGTGATCGAGTCtatttctttcaaaggaCCTTCACAAACCATTAAGACCCATCACAATGTTGGAGGATTGTTAGAAGACATGAAATTAAAGTTAATTGAACCTTTAAGAGAGCTCTTCAAAGACGAAGTTAGACATTTGGGTGAATTGTTGGGAGTTCCCCATGATTTGGTATGGAGACATCCCTTCCCTGGTCCCGGTTTGGCCATCAGAGTGTTGGGAGAAATCACCAGACCTCAATTGAAGATTGCCAGAGAAGCTGACCACATTTTCAttgaggaaatcaagaatGCTGGAATCTACAAGGAAATCTCCCAGGCATTCGCTGCCTTGTTGCCAGTGTTTTCAGTGGGTGTCATGGGAGACCAAAGAACTTACGAGCAGGTTATTGCCTTGAGAGCCATTGAGACGGTTGATTTTATGACTGCTGACTGGTATGTTTTTGAAGCGTCGTTCTTAAAGAGAGTGGCCTCGAGAATTGTTAATGAGGTCGACGGGGTTGCCAGAGTCACCTACGACATCACATCCAAGCCTCCTGCCACTGTTGAATGGGAATAA
- the RAM2 gene encoding CAAX geranylgeranyltransferase alpha subunit (EggNog:ENOG503NV0Q; BUSCO:EOG09263Z41; COG:O), which yields MNSEYTYDDIEPVALNEEQPQLCQILYTDQFKSVMGTLLALMKKNEYSDRALALTGLGIEILPSHYSIWIYRYNVIREIGKDLVDELDWLETISLDNEKNYQIWNYRQLIIEQVIGTTGQYNYHREFPIMAAMLSSDAKNHHVWTYRKWVVSRFGLFADEKENSFVEAMIEQDVRNNSAWNHRFYLKFGHEQGDAATSDVVDEELEYVKHKITVSPQNESSWNYLLGICNKFNISLQTLEGFCKQFVNDGTDSADEIELIKSSYALEVLAQVYNDDKSILYYDLLSTKYDPIRKNYWQYMKSMLI from the coding sequence ATGAACAGTGAATATACCTATGATGATATCGAGCCGGTGGCCTTGAATGAAGAGCAACCACAACTCTGCCAGATTCTCTACACCGACCAGTTCAAGTCTGTGATGGGAACGCTTTTGGcgttgatgaagaaaaacgAGTACAGCGACCGGGCGCTTGCCCTCACGGGCTTGGGAATTGAGATATTACCCTCCCACTATTCCATATGGATCTACCGCTACAATGTAATCCGTGAGATTGGCAAGGACTTGGTGGATGAGCTTGATTGGTTGGAAACCATATCTTTGGACAACGAAAAGAACTATCAAATCTGGAATTATCGCCAGTTGATAATTGAGCAGGTTATCGGCACTACGGGCCAATACAACTACCACCGCGAATTCCCCATCATGGCGGCTATGCTCAGCTCAGACGCCAAGAACCACCATGTTTGGACATACCGCAAGTGGGTTGTGTCGAGATTTGGGTTATTTGCTGATGAAAAGGAGAatctgtttgtggaggcCATGATTGAGCAAGATGTTCGAAACAACAGTGCTTGGAACCACCGATTTTATTTGAAGTTTGGCCATGAGCAGGGCGACGCCGCCACGAGCGATGTAgtggatgaagaattggaataTGTAAAGCACAAAATTACCGTGAGTCCTCAGAACGAGTCGTCTTGGAACTATCTCTTGGGAATTTgcaacaagttcaatatcAGCTTGCAGACATTGGAAGGATTCTGCAAGCAGTTTGTCAACGATGGGACAGATTCTGCTGATGAGATAGAACTCATCAAGTCGTCGTATGCCTTGGAGGTGTTGGCACAGGTGTATAATGATGACAAGTCAATTCTTTACTACGACTTGTTAAGCACCAAGTACGACCCAATCCGCAAGAACTACTGGCAGTACATGAAATCGATGCTAATCTAA
- a CDS encoding uncharacterized protein (EggNog:ENOG503PVIF) — MTGLGIVLEESATGAHREYGAVENSEILLPPLPDINDLNESLTSSGSLKDEDMDDAENSASDKGGPGSLENNGTFEENQFFYQNYHSSLSTYELDSPSITLDNSQLFPTISNSTTNSTSNSGAKDNSNNTSPLRRLKSFKQTMRKLSLSKSSTNIAATAPITSSTTINSGLFGTTAATTTPAAAVTVPHERPQVNPLQSHFKTLSQDSNGSNATYDSKLKCHTPTTPPFSSPIITLSDKLSSSKDDYLMKIEQNYFGNLNGYVSDDDHTNLMNFFNYLVNEKNVISETFNLTRNRLVKSGWCSSDDLNNLSLQKTCQLNQIDSKLNEINLKLTKANEL, encoded by the coding sequence ATGACAGGATTGGGTATTGTACTCGAGGAATCCGCCACCGGCGCCCACCGGGAGTACGGGGCGGTCGAAAACTCTGAGATATTGTTGCCACCATTGCCCGACATAAATGATTTGAATGAGTCGTTGACATCGCTGGGGTCGCTCAAAGACGAAGACATGGACGACGCAGAAAACTCCGCCAGTGACAAAGGTGGGCCTGGCTCGTTGGAGAACAACGGcacctttgaagaaaaccagTTTTTCTATCAGAATTATCACAGTTCATTGTCGACTTACGAGTTGGACAGTCCCAGCATCACCTTGGACAACAGCCAACTTTTTCccaccatttccaactccaccaccaactccacctCCAACCTGGGTGCTAAGGACAACAGTAACAACACCTCACCATTGCGCCGTCTCAAGAGCTTCAAGCAGACGATGAGAAAGTTGTCCTTGTCGAAGTCATCCACCAATATCGCTGCCACCGCACCCATAACTTCGAGtaccaccatcaactcGGGGCTCTTTGGTACCACCGCTGCCACTACCACCCCCGCCGCCGCTGTCACAGTGCCCCACGAGAGACCACAGGTGAATCCATTGCAGAGCCATTTCAAGACCTTGAGCCAAGATAGTAACGGGTCCAACGCCACCTACGATTCAAAACTCAAGTGTCACACGCCTACAACCCCTCCGTTCTCATCGCCCATTATTACGTTGTCGGACAAATTGAGTAGCAGCAAAGACGACTACTTAATGAAGATTGAACAAAACTACTTTGGCAACCTCAACGGATACGTCAGTGATGACGACCATACCAACCTCatgaatttcttcaactacTTGGTGAACGAGAAGAACGTCATCAGCGAGAcgttcaacttgacgaGAAATCGGCTTGTTAAAAGTGGTTGGTGTTCTAGtgatgacttgaacaacttgagttTGCAAAAAACCTGCCAGCTCAACCAGATCgactccaagttgaacgaaatcaacttaAAGTTGACTAAAGCTAACGAATTATGA
- the YTM1 gene encoding ribosome biogenesis protein ytm1 (COG:A; EggNog:ENOG503NU6D) — translation MSEEKSQVKIKFITKEDESLAVSEAPLYVPISLKRYGLSEVVNHLLANDSESENPIPFDFLIDGKLLRTSLEDYLTKNALSSETFLTLEYTRAVLPPSYLASFNNNDWISSLDTINFSGKSKILSGAYDGVVRIYNMSGVIEKQFTGHSGSIRAVQWVSPTRVVSCGNDRQIRLWKNKEAGEIDDKADDEDPEEGTTIAILEGHKGPVVSLAVDSKINRILSAGYDGEVGFWSTNHKEMDKIQPLDYDANVLSSSSKKRRKMAVQDSTLRRRSPLSMLQSHKQPVEGITFDLTDSTVAYSVSQDHTIKTWDLVTSRCIDTRATGFSLLSVLHLPTKSLLVTGSSARHINLHDPRVKENDTELSVSKLVGHTNFVVGLSGCPYNDNMFASASHDGLVKVWDVRSVDPLYTITRNEPNSNSKIFDVRWDNEIGIISGGSDKKLQINKGSNLMK, via the coding sequence ATGAGTGAAGAAAAGTCCCAAGTGAAGATCAAGTTTATTACTAAGGAGGACGAGTCTCTCGCAGTTTCTGAGGCCCCCTTGTATGTGCCTATCAGTTTAAAAAGATACGGGCTTTCTGAAGTGGTGAACCATTTATTGGCAAATGATAGCGAGTCTGAGAACCCCATCCCATTCGACTTTTTGATTGATGGGAAGTTGTTAAGAACGTCGTTGGAAGACTATTTGACGAAGAATGCCTTGAGCAGTGAGACGTTCTTGACGTTGGAATATACCCGCGCAGTTTTGCCTCCTTCGTACTTGGCTTCCTTTAACAATAATGACTGGATTTCCTCGTTGGATACCATCAACTTTAGTGGaaagtccaagatcttgtcaGGTGCGTATGACGGGGTGGTCAGAATCTACAACATGTCAGGAGTTATCGAAAAGCAGTTTACAGGTCACTCTGGTTCCATCAGGGCCGTTCAGTGGGTTTCTCCCACCAGAGTGGTGAGCTGTGGAAATGACAGACAAATAAGATTGTGGAAGAACAAAGAAGCAGGTGAAATTGACGACAAAGCCGACGATGAAGACCCGGAAGAAGGTACTACCATTGCTATCTTAGAAGGTCACAAAGGTCCCGTGGTATCATTAGCAGTTGACAGTAAAATCAACAGAATCCTATCTGCTGGATATGATGGAGAAGTGGGGTTCTGGtccaccaaccacaaagaAATGGACAAAATTCAGCCCTTGGACTATGATGCCAATGTGCTTTCGTCATCTTccaaaaagagaagaaaaatgGCCGTTCAAGACTCGACtttaagaagaagatctcCATTGTCGATGCTCCAAAGTCACAAACAGCCAGTGGAAGGCATTACTTTCGATTTGACCGACTCCACGGTGGCCTACTCGGTTTCCCAAGACCATACCATCAAGACGTGGGATTTGGTGACGTCCAGGTGTATTGATACCAGAGCCACCGGATTCTCGTTACTCTCGGTGTTGCATTTACCTACAAAGAGCTTATTGGTGACCGGGTCATCTGCTCGTCATATCAACTTACACGATCCCAGAGTCAAAGAAAATGACACGGAATTGTCAGTCAGCAAGCTCGTAGGCCATACCAACTTTGTGGTGGGGTTGAGTGGTTGTCCATATAATGATAACATGTTTGCATCTGCTTCGCACGACGGGTTGGTCAAAGTGTGGGATGTGAGGTCTGTCGACCCGTTGTACACCATTACCAGAAACGAACCAAATTCCAATAGCAAGATATTTGACGTGCGTTGGGACAACGAGATCGGAATCATCAGTGGGGGTCTGGACAAGAAGTTGCAGATCAACAAGGGATCCAATCTCATGAAGTAG
- a CDS encoding mitochondrial holo-[acyl-carrier-protein] synthase (COG:S; EggNog:ENOG503P7CQ): MPVFSQLSISNHSKSMSFLAGSWAIKEAIYKTLDSQDQKSFTFKEWFRIYDERGKPVVCSDTYSKNNEEFLLSISHEDDVLIASVIRQQVSYL; encoded by the coding sequence ATGCCAGTATTCTCCCAGCTCTCGATCTCCAATCATTCCAAAAGTATGAGTTTCTTAGCCGGCAGTTGGGCTATTAAGGAGGCCATCTACAAGACATTGGACTCTCAGGATCAGAAATCATTCACGTTCAAGGAATGGTTTCGAATCTACGATGAACGAGGCAAACCAGTGGTTTGCAGTGATACTTACTCCAAGAACAATGAAGAGTTCCTCCTTAGTATTAGCCACGAAGATGATGTGTTGATCGCGTCGGTGATACGACAGCAGGTTAGTTACTTATGA
- a CDS encoding N2227-domain-containing protein (EggNog:ENOG503Q37X; COG:G) produces MIPRLRSFESLIGKLRSSTNSGINAAIIPTTSKPNSVFRQLPYQKREEIISAIKSLQLYATNNMKSADRRRRLFKMMSWRQQNLCKQAGYLEKLDIMDVLLKKNQLFLNEVVESSINAYEISFSDFDIIKNFVDSSSYRVIESLTHFNRDWNMDQSHDEFELGPVIKFIETQLSQVIPNADKPNTCIVVPGSGLGRIPYELARKGYGQVHSVEFSGLMYLFNQFVYSNKESSLANLEVYPYVHTNSNFESIADQSRSILIPQLQQPTNLSMHLEDFNTFELPDPGQCKNVVIVTAFFIDTAENLMDYLDSINSLVKPFRNSYWINIGPLKYGSAPKVELNMDELAHLRTALGWTDLTTINTLKQPISEGENGLYSYATDKHSLWQGYYGLTGWCSKK; encoded by the coding sequence ATGATCCCACGTCTCAGAAGCTTTGAATCCTTGATAGGCAAACTCAGgtcctccaccaactccgGCATCAATGCCGCCATTATCCCCACCACCTCGAAGCCCAACTCCGTGTTTCGCCAGTTGCCGTATCAAAAGCGTGAAGAGATTATCTCCGCCATCAAATCACTCCAATTGTACGCTACCAACAATATGAAGAGCGCTGACCGTCGCCGAAGATTGTTTAAAATGATGTCCTGGAGGCAGCAAAACTTGTGCAAACAGGCAGGATACTTGGAGAAGCTAGATATAATGGATGTActtctcaagaagaaccaattgTTTCTCAacgaggtggtggagtcgTCTATTAATGCCTACGAGATCTCTTTTAGTGattttgatatcatcaagaacttcgTCGACTCCAGCAGCTACCGTGTCATCGAGTCGTTGACGCACTTCAACCGGGACTGGAACATGGACCAGTCCCATGACGAGTTTGAACTTGGGCCTGTTATTAAGTTTATTGAAACTCAATTGTCGCAGGTCATCCCCAATGCCGATAAGCCCAATACTTGTATAGTTGTGCCAGGATCGGGCTTGGGGCGCATCCCATACGAGTTGGCTCGCAAGGGCTACGGGCAGGTGCACTCGGTCGAATTTAGTGGTCTCATGTATCTTTTCAACCAGTTTGTCTACTCCAATAAGGAATCGCTGTTGGCGAATCTAGAAGTGTATCCGTATGTGCACACAAACTCAAATTTTGAGTCCATTGCCGACCAATCCCGGTCAATTCTCATTCCCCAATTGCAGCAGCCAACAAACCTCTCTATGCATCTTGAGgatttcaacaccttcgAGCTTCCTGACCCGGGCCAATGTAAGAATGTGGTGATCGTAACGGCATTTTTCATAGACACGGCCGAAAACTTGATGGACTACCTCGATTCGATCAACAGCTTGGTAAAGCCGTTCAGAAACAGCTACTGGATCAATATAGGACCGCTCAAGTATGGCAGCGCTCCGAAGGTGGAACTCAATATGGATGAGTTGGCCCACTTGCGCACGGCCCTAGGGTGGACAGATTTGACCACTATCAACACATTGAAACAGCCTATTCTGGAGGGCGAAAATGGGCTTTACTCGTATGCAACTGACAAACACAGTCTATGGCAGGGGTACTACGGGCTCACTGGATGGTGCTCAAAAAAATAG
- the RIM20 gene encoding pH-response regulator protein palA/rim20 (COG:S; EggNog:ENOG503NUZ5; BUSCO:EOG09262C5Z), translating into MASNLLYIPFRKTKELNLGDELKAVIKRDYFQSPSVFENDLSQLTKIRKKIRHLKDEAVDKSTEIIVQHYYIQVVNLTKKFADEVIEFVWYGTLGYKPSGPYKVRSLSFEQDNIVYQLGSLYSQLGWKESRFTDEGLKRSCNYFQMAAGCFEYLCVQCQKDYNTKSNDLSVDTLQHLKYIMLSQGQESIWQKAVNSDMKNSVISKLSMDTSNLYKQAVEHGNKSDFIKLEYVNYCSVKQFHFAAAAHYRMSLISLDNSKYGQQVGHLKIAAELAHTGMRHKSYVKNLVVEDLGGLQKMIEDALRVAERENDLIYLRPVPELSSLRMNAGGVSMVKPVIIEELSEPLNSDRLFLKELLPHIIIQISLAYKDRSDNFIMRKILEPLQALNKMMNHFLTQRQLPASIDSIQKPENIPESIIQHSQNIISFGGTKFIESLYDNILQLSSECRDIYEGCQQRLVIEQEEDDIFRERFGGSWNRISSEEASRELWAKVHSMEEYLTQADKADDIILMSYHEIKEYLEIYCGGYDSLTKVIPNAGYTKLDDDTSIIVNDIRVALNATAEMEESRKDFLKRLENKSRDNNILPKLIAEYRARSSSPEFVNNLDETSFEGAFHQHMKVFNEDLQFVELSKNTQMVLEKKIDELNSRFLEVYKDTESNPNHERKHSLQALENIYSRYLQLITNINEARKFYTDFKTRGHRVIGECDEYLQSRRAEARDFEDIQTRDDQTMFRYLRFLKNSIMTTPKKSVVAIVGTTGVGKSKFSIDLAHAINGEIINADSMQVYKKLDIITNKHSMAEREGVAHHVMDHVNWSEDYFIHRYAQEANEAIERIHAMGKIPIIIGGTHYYLSKLLFKNKTVEDGHAQPLTAAQLAVLDGPVERIFAELEQHDPVIAQKFHPQDRRKLRRALEIWYTLNEKASDIYREQKLEELEDSSLMYSTLFFWVYSDPDVLRDRLDVRVDSMLAAGAVDEIRELFKFYRAQSPPPTLTSGIWQVIGFKEFLGWLEAPDGDTTAKIKLWEEAVERMKIRTRQYAKSQVKWIKKLLSVELMKEQRFGFRNGGKLYLLDATDLSQWGERVQSRGVGIARKFVGGGPGAVDVDQKPDTIQEGIFPEEKDTAIVNSNKRLESSNNWQHFSCNICKDKSGNPVVAVGKDKWELHVSSKRHRRNATRPHKRPRVGSEPVYEGEPKDSNLN; encoded by the exons ATGGCCAGCAATTTACTATACATTCCGTTTCGAAAGACCAAGGAGCTTAACTTGGGCGACGAGCTCAAGGCGGTCATCAAGCGGGACTATTTTCAATCGCCCCTGGTGTTCGAGAATGACCTTTCTCAGTTGACCAAAATACGTAAGAAGATCCGCCATTTGAAGGATGAAGCAGTTGACAAGTCCACCGAAATCATTGTACAACACTACTACATCCAGGTGGTGAATctcaccaagaagtttgccGACGAGGTCATTGAATTTGTGTGGTATGGTACTTTGGGGTATAAACCTAGTGGACCCTATAAGGTGCGGTCGCTTCTGTTTGAACAGGACAATATCGTATACCAATTGGGGAGTTTGTACTCACAATTGGGGTGGAAGGAGTCGCGGTTCACTGATGAAGGGCTTAAGCGCTCGTGCAACTATTTCCAGATGGCTGCCGGGTGCTTTGAGTATCTCTGTGTCCAATGTCAGAAAGACTACAATACCAAATCTAATGACCTATCCGTCGATACCCTCCAGCACTTGAAATATATCATGTTGAGCCAGGGCCAGGAAAGCATCTGGCAAAAAGCAGTCAACTCCGATATGAAGAACTCGGTAATATCGAAGTTGTCCATGGACACTTCTAACTTGTACAAGCAAGCGGTGGAGCATGGCAATAAGTCGGATTTTATAAAGTTGGAATACGTCAACTACTGCTCTGTCAAGCAGTTTCATTTTGCTGCTGCCGCCCACTACCGCATGTCGTTGATACTGTTGGATAATCTGAAATATGGACAGCAAGTAGGTCATTTGAAGATAGCAGCGGAATTGGCCCACACGGGTATGAGACATAAAAGTTACgtgaagaacttggtggtagaGGATTTGGGTGGGTTGCAGAAGATGATTGAAGATGCCCTTCGTGTGGCCGAACGAGAAAACGACCTCATCTACCTCAGGCCTGTTCCCGAGTTGAGCTCATTACGCATGAATGCAGGTGGGGTGTCGATGGTAAAGCCGGTGATAATCGAAGAACTAAGCGAGCCTCTAAACAGTGATCggttgttcttgaaagagcTACTACCGCATATCATCATCCagatttctttggcctATAAGGACCGACTGGACAATTTCATTATGAGAAAGATTTTGGAGCCGTTGCAAGCCCTCAACAAGATGATGAACCATTTCTTGACCCAAAGACAATTACCAGCATCGATAGACTCGATCCAGAAACCAGAGAACATCCCCGAGTCAATCATCCAGCATTCCCAAAATATCATCAGTTTTGGTGGAACCAAATTTATCGAAAGTCTCTACGATaatattttgcagctatcGTCTGAATGCCGAGATATCTACGAAGGGTGTCAGCAACGCTTAGTCATAGAACAGGAAGAAGACGACATATTCCGCGAACGGTTTGGCGGTTCGTGGAATCGGATTTCTTCAGAGGAGGCTTCTCGGGAGCTATGGGCGAAGGTTCATAGCATGGAGGAGTACTTGACCCAAGCAGACAAGGCTGACGATATCATACTAATGAGTTATCACGAAATCAAGGAGTATTTGGAAATCTACTGTGGGGGGTATGACTCGTTGACCAAGGTGATCCCCAACGCCGGGTATACCAAGCTTGACGACGATACTTCCATCATAGTGAACGATATTCGAGTGGCCTTGAATGCCACTGCGGAAATGGAAGAAAGCCGCAAGGATTTTTTGAAGCGGTTGGAAAACAAAAGCAGAGACAATAACATTCTTCCCAAGCTCATTGCTGAATACCGGGCACGATCAAGTTCTCCTGAGTTTGTCAACAATCTTGATGAAACCAGTTTTGAAGGAGCGTTTCATCAGCACATGAAGGTGTTCAATGAAGACTTgcaatttgttgaactccTGAAGAACACCCAgatggtgttggaaaagaagatcGATGAGTTGAACTCGCGGTTCCTCGAGGTGTACAAAGACACCGAGTCGAACCCCAACCATGAACGCAAACACAGTCTACAAGCACTAGAAAACATCTACTCGCGGTACCTTCAGTTGAtcaccaatatcaatgaGGCCCGCAAGTTCTACACTGATTTCAAAACACGAGGCCACCGAGTAATCGGTGAGTGTGACGAGTATTTGCAGAGTCGTCGGGCTGAGGCTCGGGACTTTGAGGACATCCAAACGAGAGATGATCAAA CTATGTTTCGATACTTGAGGTTTCTCAAGAACTCCATTATGACAACCCCCAAGAAATCCGTTGTGGCCATCGTCGGCACTACGGGCGTCGGCAAGTCCAAG TTCAGTATTGACTTGGCTCACGCCATCAACGGTGAGATCATCAACGCCGACTCCATGCAAGTGTACAAAAAACTTGAcattatcaccaacaagcACCTGATGGCGGAACGGGAGGGTGTGGCTCATCACGTCATGGACCATGTCAACTGGAGTGAGGACTATTTTATCCATCGGTACGCACAGGAAGCTAACGAGGCGATAGAGCGGATTCACGCCATGGGAAAAATCCCAATCATCATCGGCGGCACCCACTACTATCTCCTGAAATTGTTGTTTAAGAACAAGACAGTGGAGGATGGCCACGCACAACCGCTCACGGCGGCGCAATTGGCGGTGTTGGATGGACCGGTAGAAAGAATTTTTGCTGAGCTCGAGCAGCACGACCCAGTAATAGCCCAAAAATTCCACCCCCAGGACCGACGGAAGCTACGGCGAGCGTTGGAGATCTGGTACACGTTGAATGAGAAGGCTAGTGACATTTATCGAGAGCAGAAACTCGAGGAATTAGAGGACTCTTCGCTAATGTATAGCACGCTCTTTTTCTGGGTGTACAGCGACCCGGACGTGCTACGGGACCGGCTCGACGTGCGCGTGGACCTGATGCTCGCGGCGGGCGCGGTGGACGAGATCCGCGAGCTCTTTAAGTTCTACCGTGCGCAGTCACCGCCGCCCACGCTAACGAGCGGCATATGGCAGGTGATTGGATTTAAGGAATTTTTGGGGTGGCTCGAAGCCCCCGATGGTGATACCACcgccaaaatcaagttgtgGGAGGAGGCAGTCGAGCGGATGAAGATCCGCACACGCCAATACGCCAAATCCCAGGTCAAGTGGATCAAAAAGCTTCTCTCGGTTGAGCTCATGAAGGAACAGCGATTTGGGTTCAGGAATGGCGGCAAACTCTACTTGCTTGACGCGACCGACTTGTCGCAGTGGGGCGAGAGAGTGCAGTCGCGGGGCGTGGGTATCGCGCGGAAGTTTGTGGGCGGCGGGCCTGGTGCCGTAGACGTGGACCAGAAACCCGACACCATCCAAGAAGGGATCTTTCCAGAGGAGAAGGATACAGCCATCGTCAATAGCAACAAAAGGTTGGAATCAAGTAACAACTGGCAGCATTTTTCCTGTAATATTTGCAAAGATAAACTGGGAAACCcggtggtggcggtgggAAAGGACAAATGGGAGCTCCATGTGAGCAGCAAACGCCACCGCCGGAATGCGACCCGCCCGCACAAGCGGCCGCGTGTGGGGAGCGAGCCCGTCTATGAAGGAGAGCCTAAGGACTCAAACCTTAATTAA
- a CDS encoding uncharacterized protein (EggNog:ENOG503PVNY) gives MRSLPPPRVTRKRIWCRIKRAAKLLFTQGRIHDPASHAYRNKSQIISKIKQSHFSSRLSRSTLSKSETILRRKVGTGLHTASLVGRAVGASVPLLRPGSRNSLNVSVQL, from the coding sequence ATGAGATCGCTTCCTCCTCCAAGAGTCACCAGAAAGAGAATTTGGTGCCGTATCAAGAGGGCGGCAAAGCTTTTGTTTACCCAAGGCCGCATTCATGACCCAGCTTCTCATGCTTATAGAAATAAGTCTCAGATtatctccaagatcaagcaACTGCATTTCAGCTCACGTCTCAGTCGGTCTACACTCAGCAAGAGTGAGACGATTTTGAGACGTAAGGTGGGCACCGGTCTCCACACCGCCTCGTTGGTAGGCCGGGCCGTGGGAGCTTCAGTACCACTTTTGCGTCCAGGTTCTCGTAACCTGTTGAACGTGTCGGTACAGCTTTGA